The nucleotide sequence TTTCACGAAAGCACGCCTTAAAGATGAAGTTTATATTTCCACGTTTTCTGCTTTTGGTTTTGGTTTTTGAGTTTGCGTGCTTCTTCTCCTGCAGCTGTTTCTATGCAGAAATACTCTCAGATGTTTTCTGTCCGTCTGTGTTTTTCTCTCCCctagacacacacacacacgaaccgCTTCTGTGCTCCGCTATGTGGCCAGGCGTGAgtcttttctccttttctaCTCATATTCATGTACAGTGTTGTGCCTGCGCACGTATTCCCTATCGTCGGCGCGCTCTGTGATTATCTCATGAGAATATATCGGTATCGTTTCCATGTATGCTCGCTGGtttacaaaaaaaaagtttTGTTATGCTTTTGGAGTCCTGTCAGAATTTATTCCATGTTTGTCATTGACGGGGGCCTCGCTATACTCCGTGACTCCTGGTCCTTCGCtcatctcttttttttttttggtttgcCTCTGCGGCAGGGTGGTAAGGTCACAAAGACGAGGCCAGCCTGTACTTCTCTTCAAAGTCTTCTTGTCGTGACTTCGCTGCACGCGTGTGGTTGGACCATGGAGAACGTCGTTGTCCTTCCGACCACGAGTCAGCATTGccgtatctctctctctgtgccggCGTGTGCCATTATTGCTGCTATCCAGATGCCGGTCATCTGTTTCGGGTCTTCTCTTGTTGCGTTGTGCTACTCTTCGAATTTTCCTCAagctcttcccctctccctttcgcACGTGTAGTGTACGAGCACAAGGAGATCAAGAGTAGATTTTTTTCCTTGGAACTGCGCCTGTTTTGCTCGCGCGGCTaccgcctctccctcttttaGCTCTGCGTGTCTTAGGTCGCGGTGTATCGCAGTTTTATGAGTGCTTGATCTGttttatgttttttttttgctttcggGTACTCTGGCCCGTCCTCTGCCTGCCGTGCAAgcacccctcccttcctcccacacacacacacacaagcccTTCTGCTCCTTCGTTTCTTTTGGCTAGTCATCCGCCTCTTtcctcgagcagcacgatacccttccccctccacacTCGAATGTACATCCGCTTCGCGTCGCAACACTCTCTCGCCCATCTCTACCTTGACCTTTTTGTTTCCTTCACAGCGGGCCTACtcacagaaaagaaaacgaaaacgacgGGTGGTGTTTACGCGCATGAATCTGGGTGTGTTTGCGCCTCGgtcgtgtgtgtttgtgtgtcctCGCCGAGCCAGCGCCAGCCTTGAAGGACGGCGTTGTCTTGTGCCACGTCGCGTATTGCCCCGCTTGCTTTTTTGAGTGCTTGTTTCGTTTCTCACAGTGTCTTCAGCAGTTTTGCGGTGACTGTGATAGAAAACGTTTGTGTGCTCATCTACATGTCTGCTAGttcctgccgcggcgctttCCGGCTCGAAGACGCTCTTGCTCTCTTATGGCCACATACGAGTAACGCATTTTTTTTATTTTGATCTACACAGTGGATGTGATCTTTCCCTGGTCGAACGCATAGAAGCGGCGGATAAAAAGAAAAACCGTCAGTTGTCGTCGAGTTAGGCAACCGCCGTCGAGGCAAGAACAGAAGCTCACCCTCATTGTGGAGCTTGTGTGCATGGCTGAGATACTCGCGCACCATCATACGAACTGCAGTGACAAAACATCTGCACATCCTTTATGATCCCTTCGCCTCACGTGCCCCTTCCTGAATATATGCACATCGGCTTCGTGAGCTCACGTGGATCCCATGCAACTACAACAGCCATCTTCCTCTTCCCGTTCTTTGCTCCTCATTACCTCTTGTGACATTTCACGGCGTCCTTCTGTCTACCTACACCTCTCCCATTCGCGCACTAAAGGACTGGCGGCGCGGTGTCACGACGCTTCGCCTTTGTTTCGCCTCTGGTGTCGCTACTGTTGTCCTCTTGCGCTGAGAAGAGGAGCTGTTCAGTCGCGCCAGCTAAGCGTACGATCTTTCCATATAGGCTGCGCCGCAGACACCGAGACGCGCACACTGGTGCGCACACGACCATAAAAACGAGGATAAGAGAATGTTCTACAAGGTCGTCCTTCAGCGCACGGTGAACGTAAAGCCGGCGGACCTGTGCAACACGCTGAATCGCAGTCTTCTGACCTTCCTGCGACAGGCGGTCGAGGgaaagccgctgccgtcgccagACAGCGTCGCTAGTATCGCACTCGACTACGTCACAGCGAGCAAGTCCTCGGCGGTGGTAATTGCCGTGCTGGATATCCTCAATGCGGAGACACTGCAAGGCAAGGTGCTCGATGACGGAAGTGTGTCGTTCCGGCTCACCTATGAGGCGATGGTGCTGAAACTGCACCGAGGTGAGGTGCTGGACCTGCTGGTCAGCGATGTGGACGAGACAGGCTTCTGGGCGAGCGTCTATGGCGTCAATAAGCTCTTTGTGAACCGCAATCAAATGGGCGAGGACCTGAAGACGGGAAGGTCGGAGTGGTCTTTTGAGGCGGAGACAGCCGCGTGGGTCAGCAACGACGATCGCCGCTCCATCAAGAAGGATACGATGGTGCGCCTTCGCGTGATTGCGGAAACCCCGCAATCCGAACGTGGCATGGCTGTCGGCACCATCGGTGCCCCGTTTCTGGGTCCACGCGTCGGCAGCTATTAGACCGTATTTccaggcggccgccgcctccgttgGGGCACACTCTCCTTGCGAGGGGGTCCCAGACAGCACCAGGTACGCATGAAACAGCAATGGAAAGGGAGTCTGCCCTCTGTGCCGCCAACCTCCACCTGTTTGTGTTGTCGGTTGCCGTcgcgggtgcgtgtgtgtttgcgtgaAAAGGTGAGTCCCATTGCAGAGAGAGACCCACTTAGCACAAACTCCAGAGCTGCAACACCAATGGCTGAGAGCGCGGTCTAGTATGCATGTCTAGGGAGTGCGTACCTCTGCCCAACCGTGTAGAACTACCAGGGCTCGCATGCCTGGTGTAGAGTTTAGGGATGCTCCAGTTTTCTCCTGTGTGCACGAGGGCGATATTGCCACCCATGCCAACCCCCGCACGCTTTCGCGATTGTCGTGTTTTCATTCTtactgccccctccccctactcCCTCGTTCTACACTTGCTTTTGCCACCTGACTCAAGTCAAAGGACTGTCTCGGTTCTGGCGCACACGTGATGACATCAGACATGTCGCAggacgcggcagcgtcaccgttgccgccaccacggaCCGCATTTTGGAAGAAGGCGGTCATGGGTGTCTCCGTGGTGCTCCTCGTAGGCGTCGCCTGGAGGGCTGTGTACGTGAGCAACCAGAACGAAATGAAAATCCGCCGCGCAGTGCACAAGTCACAGAACATCCGCGCAGCCCTGAGCGACGTTCCGGCACGGCGATTCTCTACCATCGATGTGCGCCCGTCCGCCACGCAGAGGAGCGATCTCGGCGAGCGGTACGGCTAAGCGGTGGTCCCTCACGTCGGCAAAGaggcgcgagctgctggtGTGCTTATTCATGCATGATTCATACGCATGCAAGTGGGCAACCGGCTAGCTtgcgcctcttctccttttcgtCCCCTCTCCCGTTTTCCCGTGTGCTTGCCCTTCGCGTCCTCTTCATGACGTACACTGTTGCCGTCGAAGTAACTCCTGGTTGAAAAGAGACTTTCACATTGGTTGCTGCACGAGAACATAAAACAAGACAGCACGCGAGAAGAGAAGACCAAAGAACGTCATGCGGCGTAAAAAGTTAGGACGACAGTGTCGGCATCCTCACTCGTGCCGAGCACAGCCTCGAGCTTGCATGGTTATTTTATGTGTTGCGGCAACGGAAGCGGATTTAGCCACCGTCTCCATGCTCAGCCGGGCATACGGAGGATGACATATTGGCAAGCAATGCTGATGCGCTTTCTGCTTCTCTACGCATTCCTCCTACTGTTCCCCGTATGTGTTTGCGTATacatgtatgcatatgtatatctctctccacctctgtGACCCCACGCGCACATATTCacccgccaccgtcgccatgTCGCCACATCCGTCGTTCCTTCCTCGTTGTCTCGATCTCCCACAACGCCTTCAACCCTGTgcagctttttttttctcggcCATCGtacaacgaaaaaaaaacaataaAGGTATTCGACGGGTCCAAGTCACACCGGCTTTTGCTTCACATACCAGCCCTGGTGCACGTTTCACTTTGTTTagttatttttttttgttttgctgctgctgctgctgctgttgcacgCGTGACTGTGTGGAATTCGGGTGTGTATGTATGGGATTCTGTACCGGTGTACTTTCGCATTGATTGGCGCAGGCTGATTGTGCTCCTCTTTGCTCCTCGTTTCTAGCTTCtttctgctctctctcccccctcccctcgcgaTCGCTGCAGAACATTATCTCCCTGGACGaatttgtgtgtgcgtgtatacGGTATCTGCCGTAACCTGTCGCTGTCTTTGCAacgcctcttctccctcttctcctccttaGCTGAGCCGCTCTCCTTCCTGCCTACCTCCAACCCTCCTTGAGCTGGCCATTATTTCTTTTTGTGGGACTTCGCTGCATTTGTGCCGTACGAGTCAGAGCACttctcttgtgtgtgcggttggttgcttttttttctcgtcgtgtgcgtgtgggtgtgcggcCTTCTTCTTTTGGATGTGTTACTTTGCGACGCAGAGTCGCTTGGGGTGAGAAGCTCGTGAACTTTACGACGCCAGACAGCAGAAAAGGTTTCTGCACGTCGGAGTCAGTACGTCCCACATCTTGTCGTTTCGTCCGCCtttagttttttttttattcgTTGAGTGGAAAGGGTAGGTGGGTCCGCCTGTGTGCCGGATccaaaggaaaagggggaaaaggtgccatcgttttctttttttttggtgtcTGCCTCCACGCCGATCACCGACGTGGTAAAACTTCTGTACCTTGTACAAGTTGTGTGCATTGCCTCTTTTCGCATCCCTTTTGCTCCTCCATATTTCATTGTTGTACAGGCTCGTTCACTAGTATTTgacctccttctctccttcgtTTGCTTAGCACTCGCTCGTTGCgattctctctctccctgtcgGTTCATaatatacatatatatatatattctgCGTATATGTGAGCCTGTCTGATCGCTTGCGCGTGACAGTGCTTCAACTGGTCTTCGAAAAGTGTGTGCGCTTTCTGGCGCCCTCTAGCACACTGCCTTATTTGCCATTGTTGAGGTGCTGTTGGGGTGTtttgtctgtgcgtgtgcgcgcgcggcatCTGCACGGGAGAGCCACTGCGTGTGTCCACGTGCCGATCAAACTTGTTGTTGAGGTATGCGTGGACGGTTCTCCGCCCgtctcttttcttctctgcgCCACTCGGTTTTCGTATCTCGTTGGGCATCTGAACGGACTTGAGGTGGAGAGCGGGGAACTATTTTTGAGCGGAGACTGCAGCACCAAGCAGCGACCAGGCCTCCGTCTCCCTACTCTCTCCTACCGATTGTGTTGGGCTCCGTTTTGTCGGTGCTAAGCTGTTGTCTTCAGTGTACTGTATTATCTTTTGTCGCCCTATTGTCTCCCCTCAGCCCGACCACGAGCTCGGTTCATGAGCTCAtgagaagggaagagagacgcatcttttctcttttttggTCTCTTAGTGTGCGCATCCAGCATCGGCATCGGCTTCCGTGCTCCTGCTATCCGCTCCTTCTTTGGTGGTGACGCTGGGCATTGTGCATCATTGTTCGCCTCCGCAAGAATCCACTGCTCCAGGGTTTATTGACCATGAGTTCTGGAGACTTCATGCTGGAGCTCCGCTACGCTGACTGTGAGGACCACCTAAAGATGAACGGGTACTGTGTTCACCCACCAGTAAGTCACGAATGCATCAACAACAAGGATCGaagcaggagctgcggcaccgactgcagcgacggtgcggcgcagcagtgtTGCTCGCACCCTACAGCTCTTCTCCCGCCGTTCCATAAGCCGCTGGTGGAGGACGAcgtcgaggacgacgacCGCAGCAGTGATGGCAGCGACGACATGGTCGCCAAAGCAGCGCTGGAGCATTTTCTGATGGGGAGCGCAAGTGGTCTCATGGACTACTCAGCCCTGGAAACAGACGGCGCGGCGAACAACTGCAGCCTGAAAAGCTCGCCCCCGTCATCGACTACAACCACTGATAGCAGTGAAGGCAGTTTTCCATgcgtcgacgaggaggtACTTGGCGATTTGGGTGATGTCATCGGATACGGTGGCGACCGTGGCTCATTTGTGTGCTGCGTGCCACTCCCGCCACTGTCGCGCATGTGGAAACAGGCGCCAAGCTTCGCCCGGGAACCGACATTCCTGgaaggcgcgcgctgctcggAAGTGAAGAAGGCCTACAAGAAGTACCCGACGCACATCTCCAAGGACGAGCTCTCGTTTGTGTCAACGGCGTACCGATGCGCCCGCCACCGCGAGCGTTgccagagcagcagcagtcccTTTCTGACGCCGGAGGAGGCTCACTACGCTGCTTTGCACCTGGTCTTACCCGACGCGGTCGTGTTAGCACGTGGCGAAAAGGTCGGACTGCTGATGCCGCTCTACAACTGCAGCCTCAAGGAGTATCTGCAGAGCCTGGCAAATCCCGCATCTTCACCGGCCGCTGCCTCAAACATGCCGGCTTCGCTGACCGTGTCGCACAACGCGAACCTGCacgccgaggacgccgacagcagcactGCACTCTGCAATCCACAAAGCAGCACGTTTCGCTCCACTGCAACCTATCGACCAATCGAGTCTATTCCAGTGATCTCCGCAATCGTCTTTCAAATGCTCGAGGCGGTGGCCTTTCTCAATCACCGTCTCCCTCACGGCGACGGCTCCACTGGGTACACCCATAACGACCTCCACCTGGACAACATTCTGCTCTCCTACGACGGCGATGTGGCCCTCTGCGACTTTGAGCTTGTCGCGTCCACGCCCACACCGTCGCGCAGCATGGATGTCCGCCGTTTACCGCCGTCCTCGCGGCAGTCGCCGCACGGTCTTTTCAGCGAAACAGCCGACACATGGGCCTTTGGGCTGATGGTGGTGAGCCTGCTCACAGGTGTGGATCCGCTGTTCACCTCGGACATTGTGAATGATTTCAGCGATGGCCCGCTGCTCTTTCGCTGGGACCGCAGCACGCGGGTGCTGGACTGGGAGGCCAACATCAAGGCACACGTAGAGCTCCTGCTTCGACGGCAGGATTCCACCGGGAAGCGGCTAGAGGAGGCACGCCACCTCCTGCAACTTTGTGGTAAATGCTTGGTCAACCGCGAAggtgccgagccgctgcgTGCCGTGTCCCTgctcgaggaggcgatgTTCGTCCCTTACCGTCGCGACTTTAGCCTCGCCACGCGTACCGTGAAGGAGTGGATCAGCCGCACGCGCCGGGTGTAACTCCAAAGGTGACAAGAGCACGAACCGAAATGCGAAATACAAACGAAGAAcccctcacgcacgcatacaagCACGTAGCGACGCCTCGCACACGTGACTTGTAAGCGAATGCATGTCATTTTCCTGTTTTCTTCGCTACGTCTGCAGCGATCCTATCAAGAAGGTGTTGTGAGACGGCTTCTCCGTATGTATCGGAGTAGGTGAGTGGGGCGGAGAGCGGTGGGCGCGTGTGGCTCTTGGGTTCACTCccgccctccacctctctgtgtctctccccctcactCCTCGATGCCTTCGTGTTGTGGCCGTTTCGCTGTTCATCTTTGAAGCTTTCTCACGTGCGCCTTCGAAGGTTTGTTTCCGTTTGCTGTCATCTCTCACAGGGCTGCCCCatctgccgctccgcagtTCCCCGGCGCTTCCCTCTTTGCATCCTTTCCATGGCTGTCATACGCCACTTATGTCCCTGTGCGGTGTACGTCAGTGGCGCGATACGTCTCGGGCAGCGCTGTCGTGAAAGTTGCTAGTGAGGGAATGGGAAAGAGGTGGGATTGGAGTTGCGCGTAGAAGGCATGCATCTTGACAATACATGTGCATACAAGcggaacaacaacaaaaaagcaGCTGAGCACACCTCCCtcgtgtgctgctggtgctcctcttcctttctcctGGTCCATGGTTGTTCTTTGCTCTTTCTATTTGCCTCTTTCGTGGTTTTCTTCGTTGTTTGTGCGATGTTAGGGAGTTTGTAGACGACACCACAATCGCGTTGATCTGGTCGGTATGATGGTAATTTACGCTGTTTTCTGCTTCGTCTTGTTTTCGCCTTCAAGGCCTttgctcctcccccccctacccaccctcctctctcttcttgtgGTGGCGTCAGAGCTTTACTGTTTTTGCTCCcgtttcccccttttttttctcttgttgGGACGACGTCTAGAAGCTGATGCGAGTGTGTGAGGGTGGCATTGGCCGACAGTGGGGTGAGTGCCGGCCTCTGCATTGAGGCGTGCAGGTGCGTGTATTTGTTGTTCATGTCCTAAACGCTCTCTGTAGCCGCCCTCCAAAAGGCGAccgctggcgccggcgaGTTTACGTTATAAATCGAACGCTCGATTCTCCttgccttcctccctctctttgtttGTCGACTGTGTCTTGGAGGGGTTCTCCATGTGTCTCCATGCTCCCGCCAAGCATCCCCTCGCGGACGAGAAGCTGGTGATGCTCCGCTTCTCGTTATGCAAGTGTTGTTAGACCTGCGATGGTAGACTTCGTGTGTAAAGCAAGGCACTGTGGCATGTTTTTCGTCTCACAGCTGCAGTGCCGTCAATGTGGCGGCACAACGTCAAGACATCGCAGCAAGCGACAAACGCTGgtcgcgcacacaccctcTGCCATGTGTgcttgcttgtgtgcgcgtgtgtgtgggagggtgATCAGCTTGTGGTTGTTTTGTTCACCTATTCGCTGTGAAGTGCGCACAAAGACCTGCGCGCACCGATTGACTTCGTCTCGTCGAAGATCCAGCGTGTTTGGACgcgggcggggcgggggggcGCGCACCGCACAAACTGCCGGTACCAATGGAGTGAAGTGCACACAAAAGTGAGCAAGGCGCGGTGTTGCAGTGGTGTTGGTGTTTAAGTGGAGGCGGCATTCTTGCCATGGTATGAGCAGGCGTGTACGGCACGTGCAGAAAGCAGGCAGGAGCGACagatacatatatatatatatattgtctgtgtgtgtgctcgcttTTCGTGGGTCTCGCTTTTTGATGCACAAGGTGTTCACGTCTgctgcgtgtctgcgcgctCTCCAGCGACCTCGGCTTTCAtccgttctctctcttttgttTCTGGGGTGCTGGAGTCAGCGTACGGGGCTTTGTCTGTGAGCTCGGCAGTGACTACAGTCGGTTGCACTAACGAACCATTTTTAATGCCGTTCATCTTGTACACCGACTCCTCCGTGACAGCGATGGTGCAGCCGGTTAGTGTGAGAAGAGAAACTGAAACTAGCATGGTAAATCAAGAGGGGTGCAGCGAGACCACGTAAGTAGTTTGCCGCGTGGTTTCGAGCGAGATCAAAAACACgtccgctgcggcacctctgaggcgctggcgcactCCCTGATGCACAAACGGAGCACTGCACCAAAAATGTGCCTCCTCGCTTTTGTAGGGGCTGGTCTGTGGAGTCTGCGGTTTGCTTTGTGTGTGAAGGATATGTTTCTGGTCGAAACAGTACTCTTGATtatccccccccctcacccgttcatcctccccccttctctttctcctctcatCTTCGCCCTCTGCTACACCTCTGACAACATCCCTGTCGCGCTTGACAATGGTCAAACTTCCATGTAGTTGCTCACCTCCCAACTCCCGTCACTGTCCCGTTTTGTGGTGGACGCACAGGCGGCATTACTCAGTGCTGTGATGTGGGAGTGCATCATCACTGCGACTATATGACTTTTCAAGCTCGTGTGATCTtgctctcctttcctcgTTGGGGGCAGCCGTTATCGAAGACTGGCAAACGGAAAGCGCGGTGATCTACTCCGAGTATTGTGATTCTTCTACGTAAAggacgtttttttttgtggttCGTTGCCTGTTACCCGCGGTTCAGCTACAggtcagctgcgccagccaCATGCGTCGCTGTGTGCCTTGGCGTCGCCTCCTGTGCGGGGGCACCAGGCTcctgcgcgacggcgtcgacacAGGAGGTGCGCCGTCGTCCAGCTCACCCAGCTTCAAAGAGACCGTTGAGGGGAAGCTagagaaggaggcggaggcgctccGGCGCGTCGCTTGCTATCCTCATCGCTCCATGACCAGACCAGTCATGCCCGTACCGGCGTCACAGATTCTCTCCCCGGTTTTCATGTCGAGTCTCATGGATCTCAACCAGCTGGCGACAGACCTGCACTGCCTGTCGTTCAGCGCCCCCAAAGCGCACTGGGACGCAGCGGTGATTCTCATCAAGAGCAACCCAGACGAGACGGAGTACGAGGTGTGGGTGAACCCGTCAGTGCCCGGCTACGACGATCGCAACGCGGTGGCGCCCATGTACGGCATGTGGGAGAACTGCATCTCGTGcggcacggcgacggcgtgggTGGTACGCCCGCAGCGCGTCACGTGCAGCGGGTACGATGAGCACGGCAACCACAAGGTGCAGGTGCTAGACGGCATGCGAGCACGTTGCCTCATGCACGAGCTGGACCACTTGATGGGCAAGACTATCTTTCATCAAGCGGTCGGGCCAGAGTTTGTTGTGAGCTCGGTGGCAATGGCGCAGCGACATCTGTGGCCGGCCAACTTCCCGTCTGCCGAGGCGTACGTCACCACTCCTGGCCAGTTTTTTGATTACGTGCAGAACGCGACGATGATTCCGCCGGGCATGGAGTGGTGGTACGCGCAGAACGTCAGGGAGGAGTTTGGTAACGAGCAAATTGGACAGTGAGGTCGCCAtgaggtgatggtggcgatggcactgtgctgcgcagctgcacgctTGCCGTTTACTCGGGTTTGCTTTTGCAGACTtggtggccgcggcggtaATGGCGGCGCGTGTCTTGTTCGCCGAGCGCGTTTTGATTCtttgagagggaggggggctgtgTGGTGGCTCTTCCGCACCCGCAGGACTACACGCCGTATGCGCTTGCTTGTGcaccgtgtgtgtgtgagagggCCACGGAGCACGACGCCGCTCCGGTGCCGTCGAGTTTATTGTTTGCCAtttttgtgtctgtgtgtttgcgcgCACGATTTGTTGTTGGTTTGATGTCTTCTCACATGCGCTATCTGAACAGCAGTTCAAAAGACGTGACACGAAGCCTTCATCAGCGTGGATGTGCCGTCCCGTAGGCGGACTCGACTAATTTGTGGTCGTGCGctgctgtttttctttccttttttttttgcagaGTCAGTCGACAGGGtttttttcgtttgtgtgtggCCGTTTATCTTTGCGTGCCAGTCTTTCCAGCGCCGTATCGCGCTTGTCGCCTCACGACCACTCACGTCTGCTTATCATTCCACGTCGATCGTAGTGTCTCattgtctctctctctctttctctttacGGGTGTACCCGCGGGGCCCCTTGCTCGACATCCTGCTCACCTGCTGATCtgttcggcggcggcattcAGCGCCGTGCATGGAATGCAATAGACGCACTGTGGACATATCTGTGACGCAGTGACCATCTCCGAGGCACCCATTCACATCACATTTCTTGTTTGACGGAAATGTCGGCTGCGTTTATGGCCCAACTCCCGTTTATCGGGTCATCATCAACTCTCGGTTGGCAGCGCGACGATGTCGCGCGATCATATATGGAACACGTTTTGCATCGTGCCCGTGTGCTGCTCccgcgtcgcggctggcgcaTCGGTCTCATCAAGGAATTCTACCCGCGCGGAGCGACCCTGCTTGGACTCAATGTGAATGCCGGCAGCGAGGTATGCATTCGCTTCCGTGTTCCcggaaagaaaaacgagTTCCTACCATTTCATGAAGTGCTGTGCACAGCCTTGCACGAGTTCACGCACTGTGTGCACCCGAGGCACGATCGTGCCTTCTGGAACCTCTACTACGATTTGGTCAAGGAGTGCGAGGCGCTGGAAATTACCATGATCCAGCAGGGCATGCGGCTCTACCCAGCAATCTCCTCCACACCCATGAGCTGCTCCGGCACTGCGTCTCAGCAAAGCCGCTCTGATCGTGAGGGCAGCACTGCAGCAATGGTCAAGAGCGCTCGAGGtggaggccgccgcctcggtaACGGGGGCGCCAGAGGAGGCGGTAGGGAACGAGGAGGTGGGATGAGCACGGGCAGTCGCCATGTCACACAAACCATCATCATGACCGgtcgcgccgcctccagcagcagctcctcgccgacGAGCAGTGCGGGTTTTCCTGGAgaggggcgccgcctcggcggcggcggtcccCGACAGTACGGCACCCCGATCGGCTTCACCCCGACACgggacgcgctgcgccgaaTCCTTGCCGACGCGGCACAGAGACGTCTTGCGCGGACGCTGCCGTCAGCAGCAACGGTCACGCTGGGTTCGCAGCCTCTAGCTCTCTCACTTGACAGCGGCACTTTCCCGCAACAAGATGGGGGGCAATCTGAGGTggatgacggcgacgcgccggACTGCGTCCCGCATAGCCTTTCGGGCCACGAGGACGGTGGTGGCTGGAATTGCCCACGTTGCGCTTTCCGCAACGATGATAACGTGGTCGGTAGCTGCGCTTTCTGCGCTGATTgcgatgacgaggacgagggggAGGCGATATGGAGAAAGCGGCCTCGACTCGACAGCGATCACTCACCACTAGAAACGCCCACGATAGCCGTCCCCTCGGCCACCGCGTCGAAGACGGTGCCtgcgcagcagtcgcagcagcagcaggtcgaGTGCACCGCAGAAGAGCACTATATTGTCGTTagcgacgaagacgacagcTAGCAGGCCAGGGAAAGCCTGCGTGGGGTGTGCCCTTGTTGGTGCAATCACCactctcaccc is from Leishmania infantum JPCM5 genome chromosome 32 and encodes:
- a CDS encoding putative RNA polymerase-like protein; the encoded protein is MFYKVVLQRTVNVKPADLCNTLNRSLLTFLRQAVEGKPLPSPDSVASIALDYVTASKSSAVVIAVLDILNAETLQGKVLDDGSVSFRLTYEAMVLKLHRGEVLDLLVSDVDETGFWASVYGVNKLFVNRNQMGEDLKTGRSEWSFEAETAAWVSNDDRRSIKKDTMVRLRVIAETPQSERGMAVGTIGAPFLGPRVGSY
- a CDS encoding putative polypeptide deformylase-like protein, encoding MRRCVPWRRLLCGGTRLLRDGVDTGGAPSSSSPSFKETVEGKLEKEAEALRRVACYPHRSMTRPVMPVPASQILSPVFMSSLMDLNQLATDLHCLSFSAPKAHWDAAVILIKSNPDETEYEVWVNPSVPGYDDRNAVAPMYGMWENCISCGTATAWVVRPQRVTCSGYDEHGNHKVQVLDGMRARCLMHELDHLMGKTIFHQAVGPEFVVSSVAMAQRHLWPANFPSAEAYVTTPGQFFDYVQNATMIPPGMEWWYAQNVREEFGNEQIGQ